The following proteins are co-located in the Dyadobacter chenwenxiniae genome:
- a CDS encoding SAM hydrolase/SAM-dependent halogenase family protein: protein MPLHKFVASHHIYMSMKALNRVRALRKVLIKSFFVILVLGLVIQESALAQNNMLVFQSDFGLKDGAVSAMKGVASGVSPDLKLYDLTHEIPAYNVWEGAYRLVQTAPYWPAGTVFVSVVDPGVGTDRKSVVVKSMSGHYFVTPDNGTLTLVAEQLGIQEVREIDEAVNRRKDSNESYTFHGRDVYAFTAARLAARVISFEQVGRQLENKVVSISYQKAVFQNNQVKGAIPILDIQYGNVWTNINKEVFNKLNIKIGQDVHVQVFNQDLKIYEGEVRYVNTFGEVKEGDDVGYFNSLLNFSLGINMGSFSEKYKVLSGGEWRIVLTK from the coding sequence ATGCCACTTCATAAATTTGTGGCTTCACATCATATCTATATGTCCATGAAGGCATTGAATCGGGTCAGAGCTTTACGCAAAGTTCTTATTAAGTCATTTTTTGTAATCCTCGTTTTGGGCTTAGTCATTCAGGAATCCGCCCTGGCGCAGAACAATATGCTTGTTTTTCAATCCGATTTTGGGCTAAAAGACGGGGCTGTTTCCGCGATGAAGGGCGTTGCTTCCGGTGTCTCGCCTGATTTAAAATTGTATGATCTGACCCATGAAATCCCAGCCTATAACGTTTGGGAAGGAGCGTACAGATTGGTGCAAACAGCGCCCTACTGGCCGGCAGGGACGGTTTTCGTGTCTGTCGTTGATCCGGGCGTGGGCACAGACCGCAAGTCTGTCGTAGTGAAATCTATGTCCGGACATTATTTCGTGACGCCAGATAACGGAACATTAACATTGGTCGCCGAACAACTGGGCATTCAGGAAGTTAGGGAAATAGATGAAGCGGTTAACCGGCGTAAAGATTCCAATGAATCGTACACATTTCACGGTCGGGATGTATACGCATTCACGGCCGCACGCCTGGCTGCCAGGGTGATTTCGTTTGAACAGGTTGGGAGGCAGCTTGAAAATAAAGTTGTGTCAATTTCTTACCAAAAGGCCGTTTTTCAAAACAATCAGGTTAAAGGAGCCATTCCGATTTTAGACATTCAGTATGGGAATGTCTGGACCAACATTAATAAGGAAGTTTTTAATAAACTGAACATTAAAATAGGTCAGGACGTCCATGTTCAGGTTTTTAATCAGGATTTGAAGATTTACGAAGGGGAAGTTCGCTATGTGAATACGTTTGGGGAGGTTAAAGAAGGGGATGATGTTGGCTATTTCAACAGTCTGCTGAATTTCTCGCTTGGCATTAATATGGGCAGCTTTTCCGAAAAATACAAAGTGCTGAGTGGAGGAGAATGGCGGATTGTTTTAACAAAATAA
- a CDS encoding GH3 family domain-containing protein yields the protein MAVIGELIKKAIDFTGMITSDPDPVEAQEKVLRNLLETAKLTAFGKAYHFSELLQSQDIIAAFQNKVPVHDYDKMYEEWWHYLLEGHQNVTWPGGQQYFALSSGTTSASKYIPVTDDMLNAIRKAGISEITNINAFNLPGEFFTKQILMLGSSTALIQKGDHQEGEISGISASNLPTWFGGFYKPGREIADIADWDERVKKIAEEAPKWDIGCISGIPAWVELMLKEIISHNKLNNIHEIWPNLMVYTTGGVAFEPYRKSLEQLFARPLIYIDTYLASEGFIAIQKRPETSSMALFPDNGIFYEFVPFDGDHVDENGLVKPGAQVLSLANATENVEYVLLISTVSGAWRYMIGDTVQITDKAKAEIKITGRTKHFLNVVGSQLSVNQMNDALRVIEQEYDVVIKEFIVAAVHRGEDYIHKWFLSCDKFPDNEKVAESLDKTLRENNKNYNVARGRALKGIETELIPEEIFYKWSEDIKKLGGQVKIPRVMKEEQFLEFEAFVRSNL from the coding sequence ATGGCGGTAATCGGCGAACTTATAAAGAAGGCAATTGATTTTACGGGAATGATCACCAGCGATCCCGATCCTGTTGAAGCACAAGAAAAAGTTTTACGAAACCTGCTTGAAACAGCCAAGCTGACTGCTTTTGGCAAAGCCTACCATTTTTCAGAGCTGCTGCAAAGCCAAGATATCATTGCTGCTTTTCAGAATAAAGTGCCTGTGCATGATTACGACAAAATGTATGAAGAATGGTGGCATTACTTGCTCGAAGGTCATCAAAATGTGACTTGGCCGGGCGGACAGCAATATTTTGCACTCAGCAGCGGAACCACAAGCGCCAGCAAATACATTCCCGTGACCGACGATATGCTTAATGCGATCAGAAAAGCGGGCATCTCGGAGATTACCAATATTAATGCATTCAATCTTCCCGGCGAGTTTTTTACAAAACAAATCCTGATGCTGGGAAGCAGTACTGCACTCATACAAAAGGGTGATCACCAGGAAGGTGAGATCAGCGGGATTAGTGCTAGTAACCTTCCTACCTGGTTTGGCGGATTTTATAAGCCCGGACGAGAAATCGCCGACATCGCGGATTGGGATGAGCGCGTCAAAAAGATTGCGGAAGAAGCCCCAAAATGGGATATTGGCTGCATTTCCGGGATTCCGGCTTGGGTAGAGTTGATGCTTAAAGAGATCATAAGCCATAATAAGCTGAACAACATTCACGAAATATGGCCGAACTTGATGGTTTATACGACGGGTGGCGTTGCATTCGAGCCTTATAGAAAAAGCCTGGAACAACTATTCGCCCGTCCATTGATTTACATTGACACATATCTGGCTTCCGAAGGCTTTATAGCCATTCAAAAACGCCCGGAAACGAGCTCGATGGCCCTATTCCCGGATAATGGGATCTTCTATGAATTCGTGCCATTTGATGGCGACCATGTAGATGAAAATGGTTTGGTAAAACCGGGAGCGCAAGTTTTGTCGCTCGCGAACGCAACGGAAAATGTCGAATATGTGCTGCTGATATCAACAGTGTCAGGGGCGTGGCGCTATATGATAGGGGATACAGTTCAAATTACGGACAAGGCGAAAGCCGAAATCAAGATCACCGGCCGCACCAAGCATTTCCTGAATGTAGTTGGGTCGCAACTTTCAGTGAATCAGATGAATGATGCATTGCGGGTGATCGAGCAGGAATATGACGTTGTGATTAAGGAGTTTATCGTTGCCGCGGTGCATCGCGGTGAAGATTACATTCACAAATGGTTTTTGAGCTGCGACAAGTTTCCCGATAATGAAAAAGTCGCGGAGTCGCTGGACAAAACGCTTCGGGAGAATAACAAAAATTATAATGTTGCAAGGGGACGCGCGCTTAAAGGAATTGAAACAGAATTGATTCCGGAAGAGATTTTTTACAAATGGAGCGAAGACATCAAAAAACTGGGCGGCCAGGTGAAAATCCCCCGTGTGATGAAAGAAGAGCAATTTCTGGAATTTGAGGCTTTTGTCAGAAGTAACCTATGA
- the prfA gene encoding peptide chain release factor 1, with translation MIDKLEAIKERFEEVSQQIIQPEIVSDSARYSKISKEYKDLGRIVEQYEHYKKLQKDIAGTKELIATEKDEELREMAKEELDDLGPKLEQLEQMIKELLIPKDPNDSRNIILEVRGGTGGDEAAIFAGDLFRMYQRFFEKMGWRSSIMDFTEGTNGGYKEIICKVEGEDVYGKMKFESGVHRVQRVPQTESQGRIHTSAASVAVLPEAEEVDVQINMNDVRVDTFQSSGAGGQSVNTTYSAVRLTHIPSGLVVSCQDERSQLKNKDRALSVLRSRLYEIKLKEHNDAISSQRKSMVGSGDRSDKIRTYNYPQSRITDHRIGYTVYNLPAVMEGDIAEFIERLRIAENAERMQEGETV, from the coding sequence ATGATCGATAAATTAGAAGCTATAAAAGAACGTTTCGAAGAAGTTTCGCAACAAATCATACAACCGGAAATCGTTTCCGACTCTGCCCGCTATTCTAAAATTAGCAAAGAATATAAGGATCTGGGAAGGATTGTGGAGCAGTATGAGCATTATAAAAAGCTTCAAAAAGATATAGCAGGAACAAAAGAACTCATCGCTACTGAAAAGGATGAGGAGCTCCGGGAAATGGCAAAAGAGGAACTCGACGACCTTGGCCCTAAACTGGAACAGCTCGAACAAATGATTAAAGAGCTGCTTATTCCAAAAGATCCGAATGACAGCCGCAACATTATTCTCGAAGTCAGGGGCGGAACGGGTGGAGATGAAGCCGCAATTTTTGCCGGGGATCTTTTTAGAATGTATCAGCGATTTTTTGAAAAAATGGGCTGGCGTTCGTCGATCATGGATTTTACCGAAGGCACAAACGGTGGTTATAAAGAAATTATCTGCAAAGTTGAGGGCGAGGATGTTTACGGCAAAATGAAATTTGAGTCGGGCGTGCACCGCGTTCAGCGTGTTCCGCAGACGGAATCGCAGGGGCGCATTCACACGTCGGCTGCATCCGTGGCAGTGTTGCCGGAAGCTGAAGAAGTGGATGTCCAGATCAATATGAATGATGTCCGCGTGGATACATTTCAATCGTCAGGTGCTGGTGGACAGTCCGTTAACACGACTTACTCCGCAGTTCGCTTGACCCATATTCCTTCCGGATTGGTTGTTAGTTGCCAGGATGAGCGTTCTCAGCTGAAAAACAAAGACCGCGCTTTGAGCGTTTTGCGTTCTCGACTTTATGAGATCAAACTGAAAGAGCATAATGATGCCATCAGCTCGCAAAGAAAATCAATGGTAGGAAGCGGCGACCGTTCCGATAAAATCCGCACTTACAACTATCCACAAAGCCGCATTACAGATCACCGCATCGGCTACACCGTTTACAATCTTCCCGCCGTCATGGAAGGGGACATCGCAGAATTTATAGAAAGATTACGCATCGCCGAGAATGCCGAGCGTATGCAGGAGGGCGAGACGGTT